ACCAGCAGCGAGAGTAGGGTAGTCACTACCTATTATTACAGCTGGAGCATCCTTGCCATTTGGAAATCTAACAGCTACGTTTGTAATTACAAATCCATGAGTATCTTCAACTCCTTCAATACTTCTTAATTGATTTACCCATCTTATATCGAAAGGTGAAAGTTGGTTTACGTTTTCTGTCTGTTTCTTCACTACGAAAACCTGAGAATATTTTGGGTTTGAATTGCCAACAATCCCTCCGATAATATCAGCAAGATAAAAGAACATGCCCAGTTCAATGCCAATCAGGTAGATACTGATTACAATTGCCGCCAGGATACCCATGCTCTTGGATTTTTCAAAGCGAACAAATTTAAATGCGGTTGTGAACATATTCAGTTAGTTTAGTTGTACCCTGCACTCTACCTTTGACTCAATAAAAAGTGTTTTATTTATCTCATCGAGGGATACTTCTATTTCACGAATACGACGATCCTCCAGATCTGTTCCACTATCTGAGAATAGTGATTTCTTTTTTAAGTCGGGAGAGATTCTGTTTATTTTACCTGTTGCAGCCAGTTCCGAATCGCCATGCAGGTTAATATAGCATGTTTGTCCTATATCAAGTCTGTCAGCAAAAAGCTCATCAATTTCCACAATAACAACCAATGGTTTATCAGGTGAAAGACGTCCATATTGCTGATGCATACTTACCGCCTCTCCTTCTCTTGGTGTTATATCCAGCAAAGTTCCATCCAAGGGTGCACGGAATAGTGTTTTATCCAGTTCATTAGCTTTAGAGGCACGTTGTACTCTTATCTCATTGAGTTGAGATTTCTTTAGGTTGTAGTCATTCTCAAGTATTTTCAATCGTTCTGTTTTTTGATCGAACTCACTCTGCAATCTTCTCACATTTTCACCTGTTGTAGCTCCTGCACTAAGTAACTCTTTTGCATCATTCAACTGTCGGGTCAGATCGCTGTATGCAATACGCTCCTGGTCAATAGTGATTTTTGCTGATTCAATAGACATCTCTTGTGTTCTGATACGTGAATCCGCTTCTTTTAATGCAAGCTCCTCGTCACTATTGTAAAGAGTAAGTATTAGATCACCTCGACTTACCTTCTCACTAGGCTTGGCATTTATTTCCATCACTATACCTGCTGCTGGTGCAGCCAGTTCAATCACACCTCCCTGTGGTACGATCTTACCTACACCTACAACATTCACTGGAATAATTGAGGTAGCCTCGGTTTCGCTATTTTCCTGTTTACTGCCACAGGAAGCTAAAATTAAAACAGATAAAAAAAATGCTATTTTTCTGTACATATGTAATTTATTTTCTTAAAACTCGTCCTCAATAGCCGTTTCGCTAATTCTGCCTTCTGAAACATATATGGTTCTGTCAGCATATTTTTTAAGTCTGACATCATGGGTTACTACAATAACTGCACGGTTGTCAAGTGAGAGCTGACTTAACATTTCCATTACCATCTTGGCACTTTTATGATCAAGAGATGCTGTTGGCTCATCACACAGTATTAACTTAGGATCAGTTATTAATGACCTGGCTATAGCTATTCTCTGTTGTTGTCCTCCACTCAGGTTTCTTGGGAGATTATAGATCCTGTCTTCCATCCCAAACTGTCTGATAAGTTTCATGGCTCTTCTCTTTGCTTCTTTCCGACTCACACCCTGCAGCAACAGGGGCTCCATCACATTCTCCAGTGCATTAAGCGGAGCCAGAAGATTGAAACCCTGAAAGACAAATCCTATATGTTTCAATCGCAGTTTAGCAAGTTCCTTTTCTGAAAGATCATTAACACATGTGTCCCCAACCCATACTTTACCCATGGTAGGATAAATTACAGATCCAAGTAGCGATAAAAGTGTTGTTTTACCTGATCCTGACGGACCAACCAGTAATGTAATCTCACCTGTTCTGAATTCGGTAGTTGTAGGTTGTAGTGCTACAATTGTAGATTCTCCGGTTTTATATTCCTTCCCGGCTTCTGTTAGTCGTGCAGCTATTTCCATAGAATAGTTTTGATACAACAAAAGAAACGATAAATTTACAAATCAGCAAACTTATCGCTCTACAAATGTGGGTTATTATAAAAATATATTTAAGAACTCATTTTGACTGATTTCTTAATATTTTATCCATACTTTTTCCTTTAGCCAACTCATCAACCAATTTATCTAAATATCTGATCTGTCTTGTTATTGGATTATCAATATTCTCTATTCTGTAACCGCAAATGACTCCTGTAATCAGTTCGGCATTTGGATTGAGAGTGGCGTTTTCAAAAAACTCTCTTAATGTTGTCTTATTTTCAATAAATTCCAGAAGTTGACTCTCGTTATAATCGGTAAGCCATTTAATTACCTGCAGAAGCTCTTCTTTGGTTCTTCCCTTTTTCTCTATTTTGGCAATATAGTGTGGATATACTGATGCAAAAGTGATTTTTGCAATCTTCTCGTTATGTTCAGGTGTAACTTGCATAATTGTTATTTTTATTCAGGTATAACTCCATATGAAATATCTTACTCCATACTCCTGATTCGAACCTCTATCTCTGAATTTTCCAGTCTTGATTTTATTGCTTCTACATCAGTATCACCAAAGTGATATGGATAAAGTACTTTTGGTTTAAACATGTTAGCTGCTTTAACAGCTTGATCTACAGTCATAGTGTAAGGTTGATTCACAGGTAGGAATGCAATATCAATTTCTTTTAGACTATTCATTTCTGGAATATCTTCTGTATCCCCGGCAATATAAATGTTCATACCATCAATTGTAAGAATATAACCATTATCGCGATAACGTGGATGAAACTTTTCTCTTCCTTCGGTATAGTTGTATGCAGGAACAGCCTCTATATGAATATCTTCTCTCAGATTAAGATTATCACCATTTTTCATCACATCACCTTTCGAAATTATATCACGGCTCGATTGATTAATAATGAT
This window of the Lascolabacillus massiliensis genome carries:
- a CDS encoding DUF2200 domain-containing protein, which codes for MQVTPEHNEKIAKITFASVYPHYIAKIEKKGRTKEELLQVIKWLTDYNESQLLEFIENKTTLREFFENATLNPNAELITGVICGYRIENIDNPITRQIRYLDKLVDELAKGKSMDKILRNQSK
- a CDS encoding ABC transporter ATP-binding protein; the encoded protein is MEIAARLTEAGKEYKTGESTIVALQPTTTEFRTGEITLLVGPSGSGKTTLLSLLGSVIYPTMGKVWVGDTCVNDLSEKELAKLRLKHIGFVFQGFNLLAPLNALENVMEPLLLQGVSRKEAKRRAMKLIRQFGMEDRIYNLPRNLSGGQQQRIAIARSLITDPKLILCDEPTASLDHKSAKMVMEMLSQLSLDNRAVIVVTHDVRLKKYADRTIYVSEGRISETAIEDEF
- a CDS encoding MBL fold metallo-hydrolase, with the translated sequence MKLRIILIFAVIMISNLLFAENFETDTFKTKSNKEVVITFIKHGSLMLSYDGLYIQVDPVTMFADYSTFPKADFILVTHEHGDHLDIKAINNLTKEDTRIIINQSSRDIISKGDVMKNGDNLNLREDIHIEAVPAYNYTEGREKFHPRYRDNGYILTIDGMNIYIAGDTEDIPEMNSLKEIDIAFLPVNQPYTMTVDQAVKAANMFKPKVLYPYHFGDTDVEAIKSRLENSEIEVRIRSME
- a CDS encoding HlyD family secretion protein → MYRKIAFFLSVLILASCGSKQENSETEATSIIPVNVVGVGKIVPQGGVIELAAPAAGIVMEINAKPSEKVSRGDLILTLYNSDEELALKEADSRIRTQEMSIESAKITIDQERIAYSDLTRQLNDAKELLSAGATTGENVRRLQSEFDQKTERLKILENDYNLKKSQLNEIRVQRASKANELDKTLFRAPLDGTLLDITPREGEAVSMHQQYGRLSPDKPLVVIVEIDELFADRLDIGQTCYINLHGDSELAATGKINRISPDLKKKSLFSDSGTDLEDRRIREIEVSLDEINKTLFIESKVECRVQLN